GTTGAAGAACAGAAGGGTGCTAAAATCGAATCAGCTGGTGATGGTGTTGCTAATGACttattgaaacaacaagaatacGCTCAAGAACTAGCTGCTATTGCCGAATTCGAATCCTATGGGAAATTAACCAAGTCAACATCTGTTCCTATATATTTGACTGACAAAGAAAACGAAATTGTTGTTAGTGTAGTCAAACATTTATTTGCCGAATCTCAGAAATTGGTGTTGCAatacaatatcaacaacacaTTACCACACACTGTTTTACAAGACATTTCTGTCATTGCTCAACCAGATAACGAATTATACCAAGAAGATTTTATTGTGCCATTAGCAGAATTAAAACCAGATCAAACTGGTATTGTTTACGTTTCATTTTCAGCTCCAGGTATAcaagatgaagaattgCTTTCGGCATTTGGTAACACTGTTGCTTACACTAACAAAGATTTGGATGACGAAGGTAACGTTGATCCAACAGACGATGGATGGTCTGATGAATAccaaattgatgatttggaaTTGTTGGCTGGTGATTTCATTATTCCATTATACAATTCTAATTTCACATCTATTTTCGATCAATTACCTAATCAAGATTCTGGTGTCGTGAATATTAGCAATGTTGATACTATCGAGAATGCTGTCAATAAAGTAAAGACGGCATTGAATATGATGCCATTGGATGGGTCTGATTATGTTCCAAGTGACATAACCTCGCACacattgaaattattgggTAAAGATGTTTGGGGAGGAAAAGTTGGTGCTTCCATTAGATTGGCTTCCACTGGTGGTAAAATTGTTGCTAAAGTAGAAGCAAAAACTGACACAGAAAACTTTGCAAATGTTGTCATCAGTAGTGTATATTAGGTTTTATACAAGTATATATTTTCATATTTCTCTTTTTActtaaaaatataaagataataaaatgaaataaaaatgaaaataaaaatcgAAAGAACTGAAAGAACTgaaagaaacaataatataatgTAAATGCATAGGAATATGTCTTGTAAGTGATTCAGTTATAAGTTCCACGCTATCGTTCTTTGTAATTTATACTTTACTTCTAGCACTTGAAGCCTGTTTCATCTGTCTATACAACAATCCACCAGAAAAGTAAACAAATACAGCAGccaaaaatataaacaaaaatatcCATACAGCAGCTAGATTATTAGCTTTAGCAGCAGTAGGACATGCATGATGTGATctgatttcaaaaaaataagtaCATTCATTTGCTTGACCAATATATGAAACCAGTGCTCTAGCTGACATTTCACGATCACAAGTAAATGTTAAAATAGTCGATTTACGTAGTCTTTGATTTGTGTtgttatcaattatatcaCAATAGGATCCGTTTTCATATGTTAAAGTCAATTTTCTACCTCTAAATTTGGGTACAGTCGAATACTTACCCATAGATACatattttttggtttcgGCATCAACGTAATATGCACCAATTAAACTTGAGTTGAGATTGTCTTGGATTTCAGTGATCTCACTATGGTGTTTTTTGAATGGAGATGAACATATACCTATTGTATAATTCTTACCACTGTCGTATCCTTTAGAAACCCATGGCAACGCTTTGCCTTCGTTTGACAAGGACGATAATCCactcaaatcaataaatcctttatttattggattgAATACTGTACAAGGATCCAAttgcttttcttcttcttcttctttttcctttaactttttcttttctccaTCCGCTTGCTTAATGGTTTGTAGATTAATATCTGGGTTGCTGTCAATATTCTTAAATTGCTCGTTCAAAAGTGGTTGGTTTGGTGGTTTGTGTTCTATTAGTTGTCCATCAACAAAGGATAAATGACTTATGGAATCAAATATGTGGGATCCAGCATCATATAAGGAATCATTTGGTTTCTTTGAGGATTCTAGTACTACGAAAAAAACGATGCATACAACCGTTATGGCAGGTAAAATAGTTCTTCTGACTAGTTTAGACATTCTACTGGGGTTGAATCAAACTCTGTTATTGCTGTTGAtccaaaagaaagaattttCTGGGTGGAAATGTTGCAATGTGTTTCGTAGTGGATATTTTCCAGAATTTCAGGTGcgatatttttttttttttttttttttttttttggctttCTTTCCTTCCTTTTTCCACCTCCCATAATGTTTCTTTAATAGGAAAAGTAAGTATGCAACCAGTAAACAATGAAAACTTTTAGTGCGCGACgttcaacaatttaatttaattgttaaCATTTAGTATGACatataaattaatcaatttagtgacattttgtaatttcaCGACATTTCAACATTCAACTATTAGCGACAATTTCCATTGAATGTTCTAGTGTGGTTTTATACACGCAACCAAAACTCCCTTAAGTATgcaactaaaaaaaataaagaaaaatggaaTTTAGCGAGAACTGTTTTCGATTATTGCTCCACCaaagaaattgatcatTACAGCATATATCCAACAATCAACACAGCATATCATTTGATTaaactttatcaattttgCCTAAAAATGGATGCTTGGAACAATACAACTTCTTTTGCAGCAGATAGTCTACTGGGATTCAATAGTCAACTCCCAGacattttaaatttatctGATCCATTATTGGCCAAAATAATCACATCCAAAAAGGCAttacaattattagaatCGAACCTTGTTTCTGGAGTTTCTGAAGATGGAGGGGAAAATAGTAGTAACAATGCAAATAAAGCTATTATAGAGTTGTTGATGTCGGCATGCGACGGCGATGTTGTTACTTTAGAGAGCATAACTAGATCTAATCCACACATTGTCAATCAACTATTTCCTAGTGATGAGAATGGGGCAACAGCATTGATTTATGCAGTATGTTTTAACAATCCCGACATTGTTGAATCTTTACTAGAGAATCACAAAGCTGATCCTGATATCCTGGACTCAATTGTCAATTATACACCAATTATGTGGGCTGTTCATCttaattatttaaacaTTGTTAAACTCTTGCTAGACCACCAGGCAGATCCCTTTTTGTCACCAAAAGATGATGGCAAAAATGCAAGCACATTGGTATTCCCGGAAAACGCAGAAATGTATGAATATTTCAGATCACACAACTTGTTAAAAACTAATACGGACAACAGTAACGATATTTACCAAgcaaattcttttttgccACAAGATGATTATGAAGATGATTTGAATACAAAACTCAGAATGCACACTATTACTGGCGATACTATTACCAACGAAGACGAAGAAAACCAGGAGCCACGAGTTGTTGGAGAGGATGAAGAGTATAATTTAGCACAGGACCCAATACTCCAACAACTTCCTGATTTTGAATATGATAAACTATTACCGGAACAGTATATAAAATTTACAGACAGCGATATACCAACACTATTGAActatatatttgatttgagaTCACAAACTACATATCAGCACAATACCAAATTACCTGCTGCTATTGTTTTCCAATTGGTTAGATATTCAGCTTTGAAAGTTGAATCTACAGAGTTGACGGATTTcttgtttgattgttttaCAGCAAGATTGCGAACAGTCACAAACACCAAGTCAGGTGCATTTAACATGGCAATCCAAGATGATGGTAAACCTGCCAACACAATGGGAGCTGGTGATATAGTATTGTTAAGTTATTGGTTGTCTTCATTACAATTTTTGCATTTCTATTTTGGTAAAAACAACATTTATTTAAAGTACCCCAGATTTTTgcaagaattaattaatttagtCCAATCATTAACAGCGACATTATCCTTCTCGATCAATTCTAGATTAAATTTACTTGTTGATGATTGTATTATTAACTTTACTAACCTAGTCGATGTTTCCAACGCATTGTATGCCAAAGATTGGAATTTGTTTAAGAAGAATAAGTCACATCCTAACACTTATGATGATATTATGAATACATTATATCCACCTACCCAAATGGAATTAATGAAACCTTCACCAATTAGATACTTGCAAGTTTTGGGAGCTTTGGATTATGTGTTGAGAATTCACAAGGTTGATAACTTACTTCGTCTGGAAGCGTTTTCACAagtattttattatatcaATTGCACAATCTTTAATCGATTGATTAGTCAATCTAAATACTGCTCCCGTGCAAAAGCCATCCAAATACGTCTTAATGTATCGGCAATTGAAGATTGGTTGCGTTCCCATAATACGAAAGTGTATAGGACAGAAACTATTGGTGGATTGAATAAATTGCTTGGTGATGCAGATGTGAAATTGCATAACCTTTTGAATGAAGATACGTCATCAGAACATCGCAAGAACCCACattatttacaattttATTACAATTCATTATATCATATTGGCAAAAATCAGTTACAACCAACCATTGAACTTTTACAATGGTTGCAGTGTATGACTTCATTATCAGATGAAGAAAGTTTGATAAatacaatcaatcaatttgattgtttaaattattaccaGCTTTTTAAGGTTGCTCATAAATTATACAAATATGAAGTTAATGAAGTAAAGTTACcaaagaaattaattcaaGTGATCAAATCGTTAATGACCGAACAAGGCCccaatcaaattcaaagatTGTTTTTGCATTATATGACACAAACAACATTTTTGTCGAAAGAGGAATACATCTACTTAAACCCAAACTACATTTTTGAAGTTGCATTACCTAATTTAACTGAATTAATCAATAGTTATGGAGCCGGTCTTGGTGGAGTTAGAGTACTTAGAAATAAAAAGTACCAACCGTCATTGCCAATTTCTATTATGGATGACATCGATGAGAGGTTGACTGAGAATAGGTCATGGCAAAATGAAACCTACGATTATGACGATAAGAATGATGACGAGGATGAAGACGACCATAACGGAAATGGCGATTCTGGATCTGTTGATCCAGGTacttttgaaaagaaaccGGCACTTACCaaagatattgatgatttcaaAGGAGATGAGTTATTCAAACAGGTGCAAATGCCCAATTCGTTGCTTCATAAAAATTGGGGTGATTCCTCAACAGGGgttgaagattttgaatCCAATCCATGGTGAGAAATAATTAATACAATTGCATAACCCGACACTTTAAATAGActttataataattttgcaAAACTTCTACTAATCGTCTTGTAATTGGTAATGATATGACGAACTGTTGATCAATAAGGGGGGGGTGTAATTGCTTAACCGCAATCTCAATAGTATTGGTTTTGTTTGTGCAACTTCTTCTGATCGTTAATGGTTATATTTCTCTAACATTTATTGGACGAGGCTATACAAACCATAAGTTTGGGTGTCTCTCTGCATATTCAAtatcttctttctttttttttttttcttctattttttCCATTAGTTTGGTTTGGTTAATTTTCAttacaaaagaagaaaaaatcaatctCTGGAATTTTCCGTTCTCTAACAAATTATGTTTTAAACTGGTAttctttttccaaaaaaaagagataGAAAGACCAATCAGTAACTGATAATCTTATGAATGATTAGCGAATGTGCAGCATTAGAATCCAAAGGAGACATAGTTTTCGTCTAATGTGATACTTTGTATGTCTGGTGATACATAGTATACACAgtatattctttttgaagtcaaattaatgaatatcTACAATGATGCCCAGGCACTACCGCCAATATTACTATTTTTTGTGGAGAAGcgatatatatatactatGTAATATGTTCTTGAGTGGTGgcgttgttgttgtttttgttgttcctgaaacaagaaattaacAATGGCTTGTTTTGAGTGTATGTAGAGAGGAGTTAGTCCCTTTGTTCCCCTTGTTTGTGACTAAAATAAattccaaaaataaaagaatcatttaaccaagaaaaaatgaaacattTAGTtcttctattattattaatcgTGTAATACACAAAGAGTAGATACACGCTCTCACTATATAGAATTGATcttatttttgttatttttacACGCAAGGTTTCGACTGCAACCAATGACACAAAATCGTCATGAAAAATTTactaaaacaacaacaacaacaataataataatactaaaacTCAATATACACACTACTTAATACTTAACATTTTGACCTATGACACAATTAAGAAGCAGTCTATTAATTCATCACCATGTCTTTAATTAAACGAAATTTGTTATAATTTGCAGATACTGCAACgtcaaaaacaatataaataaaccTATATTTCTCCaactttctttctctttgttGAAGTatagttttctttttcttcacttGTTGCCATATACTTTTAAGGATACCCTTGCAACAAATAGTCTTGTCTTCTAGTCATTCGTTTAACTTTCCAGTcagattttatttttgtttaataaaaaaagtttCATCAACTTTAAATAAGAACTAAAGATATCTTCAAACTTGAACAAGAACTACCCACCTAGACAAGTGAAGTAAGAAAATGCAAAGAATATTAGAGTTATTACTTTTATCATCTACAGCTCTTGCTGTTATTGGTGATGGTTTCATTGCTTTGCCAGTGCACAAACTTCAAGCTGATGAAGGCAGTGTACATTTCCCAAACCGTTTACCTATTTTTGATCTTGTAAATGGTGTTGCTAAGACTGCTCAAGAAGATGTAAACCAGATCATTCAACCTATCTTTGGTAATGGGATTTTTTCTGGTGGCTCAATTGAAGTCGGACATTCTGCTGATGGACACAGTGTAAAACATGAAGTATCATTTTCTCCTCCATCATCAACTGACaataaagataatgaaCCAACTAAAACCGGATTTTCCTTAGATGACttgattaaatcaattccaACTGAATTCTGGAGTTTAATTGGTCTGGATAAGCCTCCAACTTTATCTGACGATAGGTCCAAAGATGCTGATTTCACTCCAAGTGCTGTCTCACAGGTCGAACAACCAACAAGCAAGAGCGTTGAATCAACTGCTCCTAGCTCTGTTTCAAATGATAGTGAACCTTCTTCATCTGGTgcaaacaaacaaactgGTGCTTTTTTCCTTAGTTTAGATAACACTCAAACATTATACACTGCTACATTGAAAGTTGGTTCACCACCTCAAGAAGTTCAAGTAATGATTGATACTGGATCTTCTGATTTATGGTTCATTTCTTCAGGAAATTCTCAATGTAAAGCCAACGGAGGATCAATTGATTGTGACCAATATGGTGTATTTGATAAACTGAAATCTTCTTCATGGCACGATAACAAAACTGATTATTCAATTAGCTATTATGATGGTGATAAGGCATCAGGCACTATGGGTCAAGATAATATTACTTTTGCTGCAGGATTCCTGATTGAAAACGCCAACTTTGCTGTTATTGAAAACACTACTTCCAGTATTGGTGTTTTCGGTGTCGGCTATCCTGAATTGGAAGCAGTTAAGCCAAAATATACTAATTTACCATTTGCTATGAAGGAACAAAACTTGATTGCTAAAGTTGCTTATTCCTTATATCTTGATTCTCGTGATGCTGCTCAAggttatattttatttggtGGTATTGATCATGCCAAATACACCGGGGATTTGAAAGCTTTTGATATTGTCAAGTCTAACGATAAATATGTTTACTCCCAAATCCCATTGACCTCAGTCGTTTCGTCATTGAACAATTACACTAATGCTTACGGTCTTCCCGCAGGTACTAATCATCCAAAAGTTGGTGCTGTTATTTACAATGGTACTGATTCTTTCAATGGTGGTATTGATCTCAAGGACACACCAACCTTGTTGGATACCGGAACTACATACAGTTACTTGTCCAAAGACCAAGTTGAATCCATTGTTGGACTTTTTGGTAATGTTACCTATAATGATGCTGGTAAAGCTTACGAAGTGCCATGTTGGGTAGGTAATCCTGGCAATTATTTggaattcaatttcaaaaatgagCAATACATTAAAGTTCCAACCTCTGAATTTGTTATATCAGTGGGTACTTATGCCAGTGGTGCTGAATTATGTGTATTTGGTATTTTACCAGGTACTCATTCAATTTTGGGTGACAACTTTATGAGAAGTGTCTATGCTGTGTTTGATTTGGAAGACCATGTCATCTCCATTGCACAAGCTGCTTATAATGATAACCATGCTGTTGTTCCTATTGAATAGACATTATAGAATACCCAAGCGTAGATAGTTTTAccaaaaagcaaaaaaaaaagaaaagaagacaAAAAgtctaataaataaaatgagTTTG
This is a stretch of genomic DNA from Candida dubliniensis CD36 chromosome 1, complete sequence. It encodes these proteins:
- a CDS encoding uncharacterized protein (mannose receptor-like protein, putative) is translated as MSKLVRRTILPAITVVCIVFFVVLESSKKPNDSLYDAGSHIFDSISHLSFVDGQLIEHKPPNQPLLNEQFKNIDSNPDINLQTIKQADGEKKKLKEKEEEEEKQLDPCTVFNPINKGFIDLSGLSSLSNEGKALPWVSKGYDSGKNYTIGICSSPFKKHHSEITEIQDNLNSSLIGAYYVDAETKKYVSMGKYSTVPKFRGRKLTLTYENGSYCDIIDNNTNQRLRKSTILTFTCDREMSARASVSYIGQANECTYFFEIRSHHACPTAAKANNLAAVWIFLFIFLAAVFVYFSGGLLYRQMKQASSARSKV
- the SAP7 gene encoding aspartyl protease, putative, which gives rise to MQRILELLLLSSTALAVIGDGFIALPVHKLQADEGSVHFPNRLPIFDLVNGVAKTAQEDVNQIIQPIFGNGIFSGGSIEVGHSADGHSVKHEVSFSPPSSTDNKDNEPTKTGFSLDDLIKSIPTEFWSLIGSDKPPTLSDDRSKDADFTPSAVSQVEQPTSKSVESTAPSSVSNDSEPSSSGANKQTGAFFLSLDNTQTLYTATLKVGSPPQEVQVMIDTGSSDLWFISSGNSQCKANGGSIDCDQYGVFDKSKSSSWHDNKTDYSISYYDGDKASGTMGQDNITFAAGFSIENANFAVIENTTSSIGVFGVGYPELEAVKPKYTNLPFAMKEQNLIAKVAYSLYLDSRDAAQGYILFGGIDHAKYTGDLKAFDIVKSNDKYVYSQIPLTSVVSSLNNYTNAYGLPAGTNHPKVGAVIYNGTDSFNGGIDLKDTPTLLDTGTTYSYLSKDQVESIVGLFGNVTYNDAGKAYEVPCWVGNPGNYLEFNFKNEQYIKVPTSEFVISVGTYASGAELCVFGILPGTHSILGDNFMRSVYAVFDLEDHVISIAQAAYNDNHAVVPIE